DNA sequence from the Melospiza melodia melodia isolate bMelMel2 chromosome 22, bMelMel2.pri, whole genome shotgun sequence genome:
gcagcagacaCTGAACACCCTCCCCACACTGATCCCACAGGACATTTGCTCCTCCACTGGCAGCTTCCCCTCTGCCgcctccctccctgcaggaacTGGCTGAGGGATGCACTGAGAGCTGGCAAGGCCTTGCTGCTGGTGATGAGGAGGAAAAGGCTCTGTGAACCCTCCTGGAGGGCTCTGGGCAGGAACCTGGCACTTCCCACCCCTACACCCAGTTCCTTTTCTCTTGGCAAGGTCCAGCCAAGTGTTTATGGAGTGAGCTTCACTCTGCAGCCTTGTCTTCAGCAACAGGGCTCAAAACCTTCCCCTCAGACCCCTCCCAGAGGAACAGAGCTCTCCTCCCTGAAGAGATTTCCCAGAATCTGCCTttagtatatattttttttttccattactcCTAATTACTCCATAGGGAACAGCTTGTCCCTTCCTGTGTGAATGCTCACAGGAGCCTCTGCCTCTCCCTCAGccaagaggtgccatcagcaATCCAAGcctctcctcagcacagagcagcactcCCAGCCTTGGAGAACCTTCCTGGCTGCTCTTTTAATGCATTTTGATTCACCAGTAACATGGTGCTGCCTAGAAATGCCCAGGGcactgtgggagcagcaggaggttccAGTCCCCTGTCCTGTGCTCACCATGGCCAGAATGGAACTGGGTCCTCTGAGCAGACTCAGCCACCAACACAAACATTTTTGGTAATTCCTTCCCATGCTAAACCTTCTGGGTTATTGCAGACAGTTGGAGAAAAACCACCCAACCCACCTGAGCCATCTCACTGGACACTCCAATGCCACAATTTAGAGCTCAAGTCATTTCCAGAAGTGTCTCCCCTCTATTTTCAGTCATTGCCAGGTTCTGAGAGCATCTGCTGCAAATTCATTTGCAAAAGTCACATAAGGGTCATGACTCCCTGAGCTGCTACTGGACATCCTGTCTGCCCAGCAAGCACAGATAAACCAGTGCAGGTGCTTTGTGTGGACACTTAAACCAGTTCAGCTCAAGTTAAACTGGCTTAACCAGCAATGAAGGAACAACTGAGTTAGGCAAAACCTGAGCCCACAGTCAGCTGTCACAGAAAGTTTTACAGATTGCACCAGTTCAAACCCACCCACAGCAGTTTCCTCAGCACAGACAGAGAGCTTGGACAGAAAGGGAAGCTCACCTCCATTCCAACTCAAGCCaggtgcaggacagcaagtccatCCTGCAAGCCAAACACAACCACTGCCTACTGAGAGGCAGGAGAGCTCCTTCCTGacctcctggctgctgctccacACAGAAACAACCTCCTCAAGAGCTCTGCCTCTGTCCCATCCTCTTCACTAACAAGAGTGTTCAGACAGGCCCTTCCCTCTTGGGGCTCACCTGGTGCTGCTTGCTCCCCATCTGAAGGTCAGAATGCTCCCAAAGCAAACTGTGAAGCCAGGAAGAGTCTGCAAGGTCAGGCAcagtcagcagcagaacaggtgGATGCCTGAAGGCCACACACCATTCCTGCACCCTGACACATTTCACAAGGGAGATtaaagaaaaccaacaagcagAAGGCAAGTTCTCAACATGACCCACCAGAGGATGATCCCAGTTCTGAGGATTTCTCCTcccagctccaagggagcagaaCCTCACAACAGCCCTGGCCAAACTCAGAGCCTCTCCTGAGCAGTGTCCCAGCCCAGGACCAGCAGAGCTCCCTACAACACCCTGGCTGCTCCTCACCTCTGGGGCACCaaacagcaggaacagagagttTCCAAATTTCAGACCTTGGAAAAGTACTTTTGCTCCTCAGAATGTGAATTCAAGcctggaagaaggaagaagagcaAAAACTTGGCATTTAAGGTAACTGCATGTGCTCCAGATATGCTTCTCTGCTTTTACTGAGGCCCAAGTGACCCAGagagagcctggagcagcccagcacaaGCAGCTCCTCTGAGCTGGGCACCCTGCAGCCATGTGCAAGTCAGGAAAAGCTGCACCTTCCTGCACTGAGTCTCTGGAGAAGGGGCCAAGCAGCCCCTCTCCTCACCACCTCTGAGAAGGCTCCACTTTAGGCCCTTaggttttctcttgcttttgcagCTGCTGAGTTTTTAAGTCTTTGGGAGAATCTCATCTGCCTGACTTCACTGCTTAACACCCATCATTAGTGCAACTCCAAGTGAAGTTGCCTCAGAGGGGCAGTTTTTGGGATGGGGGAGAGGGCCAGTCCATCCCTCTCTTTGGTCAGCACCACCAGCAAACGCCAGCTCTGGTGCCAAACCCACAGTGTGAGAAGGGAAAGGGGAGGTGGGATGGGAGGTAGGGGTGGCTGTGGCCTTCCTGCATGCAGGCCCTCAGTCTGCACCACTGCTGGGCACAAATCCCTGCACTTTGCCCAACTCAGCTCCAGGGATTTACAGCTGTGCTAACTCTGCCCACTTCTCACCAGACAACGTGAGCCCGAGTTCACAAATTCCACAGAAATCATCTACATGTCCCTTAGCAAaggagggctggggctggagctgtctTTCCAAAGGAATCCAAGGGCTCTGCATGTTCCCCTGAGCACCAAAGAGCTCTCAGGGTCTCAGGTGAGCCACACAAAAAGGTGTAACGTGCCATTAGGAGAAGGAGCTGCCAATCCTGATCCCTGTGCCATCAGCTGAGCTGTGTGGTACCTCTGTGCCCACAGCTAATCCTCTCTGGGACATGCACCAGCCAAGTTTTCCTGCTGCAGGTACCAGTGGGCCTGGCACACATCTCACTCACTCAGGGTTCATTTCTGTCTGCCACAGGTTTCTCCTGCCCTGGTGGCTGGGCATGCAGGATTTGTACAGGAGAAAACAAAAGCAGCAAGAAGGAAAGCTGGCCCTACAGCAACCCCTCCATCAGCCACTGACAGGGAAATCAGGAGTCCAGGAGCCTCTGCCTTGGCAGCTCCTGTTCATGTGGCAGGCCGTGTGCTTTAGGCAAAAATTAACACTTCAGGAGACAATGGTTTTGGTCTGATGGCAGTAACAGTGCTGAGAGGTCAACCCAAACACCAGCCTCAAGGCAATGGAAGGTTGAAAGGGCTGGAAAGGGCAAGACAGCTGGTGCCAAGGTCTGTCCTCGTGAGCCTGGCGTGGGGAAGGGTCCAGTGTGCAAACTGTGCCCCTGAGTCCTGTGGCAGTGCAGTGTCAGGGAGTGCCTGTGAGGTTCAAGGCATCTGCACACAAAGCCTGAGAGATTGGGTTTGCTATTTCTCACGTCTTGCAACTTGCAACTTCTCTTacagccagagcagggcaggtgGGATCCTGGTTTAACATCTGCtcaacagcagcactgcagagagggtCTCCAGtttccccctgcattgccagccaGCAGCAAActccctgtgctgctgaaggGCTCCAGCCTGCTCTCAGCAGGGCCAGTCCTCCTCCTGACCCTCCCACACCACTGGGACCGCAGCTCCAGAGCTCCTGGAAGCCCAGGAGCTGAAAAAAGAAGAATTTGCTTCAGTTTTCCTCCAGGAGACAAGTCCCAGCAGTGAAAAATGCACAGTTTGGCACCAGAGGTTGGGAATTGTCCAAGAGGCACCAAAGCTGGCAGAGCCtctccagcagcccaggagctgtgcctgcaggagctctggccttggggacagcagAGTGACCAGATGGTTTGGGGTTATGGGGATCTCTAATTGCATTTGGGGTGAGCCAGTTACGTGTGAAAGTTTCGGGGCCCGTGGCCTTCCTGGCCAGAACAGGTCAGCAACAGAACAAGTAGTGTAATGCACTGTAGGTATCAAAAAGACATTCGTGCCACTAGAGGAAACCATTCCAAACAAAAAGGGGAAGATATTCTTTGCACTCAATCAGGAGCACTTACATTCAGAAGGATCTTTGAGCCCATGCACTTCTCTAAGCTTCCTTCAAACCCCAGTTTGACAAAACTGGTGAGCTTtgttcccctgaaaaatcatacaCCTTGGTTTGTCCTTGGCCTTGGGAAGGGTGGTTTGTGTGTCACTGAGACACTTCTAAACAAAAATCTTTAGGTACAAGGGTTCTCTGGCAGACCTGGCAAGCTTACTGGTGGCCCACAGCCACCTGTGCTGTCACCATTTGCTTTTCTTGGTTTCTAGGCTTTGCCACATAAACAACTGCTGAGGTTCCCATAAGAACATCATTTAATTGCAAATGGACTACTCTAGAACAAGTCTGAGAACACTTGATGTACAAAATtcacagaaaagaaaattaacaccGGGAGTTCAGAAAAGAAGTTCTGCTGTAAAAAAATATAAAGCCAAGAAACGTAACAACTTCTGACAGTTTCTGCCATGAACCATTTCTCTTAGTTTGAAATCAAACTTATAATCACTTGCTGCCATGTTAAACTCAAAACTGGGAGTAGAGACAAAGGAGTAACTtttgttttttgggaaaaaaaaaggatatggaaaggttaaaaataaaattaagaatcAAAAACCTTAAAGCCTCCCTTCCTGATTTCTAAAGATGCCGGTGTTGGTGGAACACAGCTGCCCTGATTCACGCACCATGCCAAGAAGGCTGCAGCCAAGTGCCCTCAAGGTGTACAGTTATTCAAAGGAGCAAAGTCCAGTGCAGAACTGGTCTGGTCAATGGAGTCTGATTATCCATGGCAAGATGGCCCAGGGGACAAGAGGAAAGGTGGGGTGGAGGAGAAACAAAAGAAACTTCAAGTCACTTTAGATCTCAGCTGCCTGAAGACTTTAGAACATCAGCCTCCCATTCGTCTGCCCACTTGAAAACATTAGAAAGTCTGTCAAGTCCACACACTATCTATGGAAAGGAGCACATTCCTGGCAGAGGGCTGTCTCTCTCCTGTGCTCAGCTttcctttcaaacttaattttatatatatttatatttttatatatatataaaaaagcaCTTGGTTTCCAGGGGCATTCATAATGAGGTCCACAGTGTTTAGAacttaaatttctttttctttgtttggaaCAGTGTTTTAAAGTTTTGTTAATTAAAGTCTTAAAGCATGTTGGACTTCAAAAACATGAGTTTGTTCATGTCTTCTGGACTGAGTAGCCGCCTCCTTTTGATCAAGAGTGCCTGCTCACACATATTTACACATTCGCtcctggcacccacagcaggCACTGCTAAGAGCCAAAAGGCCAGCTTGGCTAGTTTCGTATGCTTTTGGGTAACACACGACCAGTACTGAAACAGGTCAGGGGTGGCCTGGAAGAGAGGTTCTTGCAAATAATCATAGACTTCACTTTTCCCAAACCAATCTTcttcctgagctgctgtggcCTCCCCTGCTGCACGAGGCTTCTTGGTTGAAGGTTCAAATTCTGCTTCTTCTGCCCAGGACTCTTTCACCTCATTGATGAGCTCGCAGACCTTGCCAATGATCTCTTCGTGCTGGTAGGGCGGGACGGGCCGCAGCTTCTGCTGAGGGTCCAAGATCATGGCTACCTTGTGTGCCGAGTGAACTTTGAAGTTCTCCTTCAGCGCCTCCAAGAAGAGGTGACAGAGTTTGCTGACCACGCCAGCGTCGTTGGCTTTGGAAGTGAACAGTTTCTCCAGTTTGACGTAGGTGGGCAGCACCAGCTGCAGCGTGGGCCGGTTCTCGTTGCTCAGCTCGATCACGGCCTGTTTCACTGGCGCCAGGATGGCTGCCAGGTTGCTAAGCAGGTGTTTGTTCAGGTTTTGGATGAGGTTCATCTTCTTGGCCCTGCTGTAGAACTCACAGATCTGCTCGTAGCGCTCGTGGACGAGCAGCAGGGAGTCGGTGACCGAGTTCCAGCAGGGCGGCGGGGAGGTCTCTTCCAGGGAGCCAAAGGTCTCCTTCGAGAGGCCCGTGGACCCCGCCAGGTCTTCACAGACATTCAGGAGCTCGATCACCTCGTGCATGTTGCGAGCCTGTAGCGTTCTCTTGTTGAGCACGCTCTGCACCACCGAGTTCAAGGCACAGGCCGAGCAGCGCAGGCACATGCCCGCCTTGGAGAACGCCGAGGAGTTGACCTTGCAGTCGGTCACGTACACCGTCCTGATCTCCGACATCACAAACTCCGACAGCACGTTCTGCACCCAGTGGTGGATGAAATCACCGTTGTCTCGAAGGTCCACGCCCTTAATGCCCAGGACGTAGCTCTTGATGTGGTTGCCCTCCACCTGGTAGGCGGTGAGGATGTAGCAGGAGTCGGGGCCGACGCTCTGCGAGTGGCAGGTGACCCCGATGCCGAGGCAGGCGTTGCTGCCCAGGGCGCAGGTGACTTTCACCTTCACCTGGTTGTACATCCGAGGCAGGTGCTTCAGAGCCAGGGTGTTGAAGTTGCCCAGGATCTCGGTGACGGAGAAGGCACCGTAGCGAGCCCCGCTGTCCACCAGCGTCTGCGCCAGCTTGATGAACTCCTTGCCGCTGAGCACGCTGAGCGCGCCCAGGTCGGTGCACATGACCCGCAGCAGGCGCTCGGCGATGTTCTGCCGCTCCTTCTCCGGGATGGCGCTGTTCCCCAGAGAGCCGCTCGCCGGCGCTGCAGGGAGACACAGCGGGCACACAAAGGGCCAGGTCAGCAACACCACGGCAGGAGAGAGCACAAGGCACAGAACAATTCTCAGAGCCCCCAGAGAGGTGGGACGTGCCCAGATGATGGAAGAGACAACTCCAACCTTGGGTTTGTTCCCCCAGGGTTTCTGGACTGAGGAACCTCCAGAGACAGgccctgctcctgtcacagcagcagggaggagaTCTGCATCCTGTCCTTGGTGTGGGGATGGTCACAACTCAGCCCAGATGGAAAGATGGACatcaaatcacagaatcccagactggtttgggttggaaaggggcATTAaaacccatccagtcccacccctgccatggcagggacacctcccactgtcccagggtgctccaagccctgcccagcctggcttgggcactgccagggatgcaggggcagcacagctgctctgggcacctgtgcctaTGTCACACCATGATGACTGGATTAATTTTTTAACTCCAGGCCAGAAAGTCTGACTTTGGATCAGAAGTTACCTTCTTGCAGGAGCTACCAAATGCATTTTCCTCACAAACCTTTCCAAACACCCCAGGGTTCTTTGTTGCactcctgtagtgggaaggggtACTCTGCTCTGCCAAGTAGGACATGATTTAAGGTGAAATCAAATACAGTTTGGTGAGGACAAGGGCCTTGTGCAGTGTCCATCACTGCTGCTCCCCTGAGGCTCCTGTTGGACAGGGACAAAGTGAGAAGCTGCTACGTACTGTTGTTGGCATTATTTCTTTGGAGCTGTGGCTTCCACTTCTCTTCAACCACGGGGAGAGGTGACCTGGGCTGCTGGCTGGAGGCAATGTTGTTCTCATTGTCAGCTGTGAGGCAAGAGACAGGGAGGGGTTCAAAGCACAAAATAATGCTTAAAGCACAAAGAAGAGGAAACTACTCAACTGCTCAGCATTTATGTAGGGCTCCTCTAACTAAGGGGACAACAACCCACCACACTCTCTTGGCTTTTAGGCAGCTTTCAGTGAGCTCACACAGCCCCCTCAGGCACCCTGAAACTGTCTTTGGACTCACAACCTACCACTCCCCAAAACGTGGCTGAAATGTGCCACATCTCTTCTGTGCACCAGGGATGTTGATGCCATCAGCACACCCTGGGGAATGTCTCCTCAGGAGCTGAAGCTGCACACCAGGAGCAATGGAAGCTCAGCCTGACTTGGGCCATTCATTTGCTTCTGAAATGAGGTGGAACAGACACTGACccttctgtcccctccctgcctcttcctgcactgcaggtggctgccctgttCTCTCTGGGAAGCACTTTGGTTTGCAAGCTGTGCTCAGCTCCTCTGGATCCAAGAGTCTCACTGCAAACCTCAGGTCTGGTTTCTTCCCCGTGAAGAGCAAGGGCCCATCTCCTCTGGGGCTCTCCCTGTTgcaaacacaaagccaaagtcTCTGGAGTGTGGGCCAAAGGCCATCCCACCCTGAGGCTGCAGACATCAAGCGACCCCAAAGTCTTTGTGTTTGTACTCCCATTTCTGTGTGTGTAACTGGGCTAAACATTCTGGCTGCCAGTCTGATGAGATCTTACAAGAAAATGCAACCAAGATCAGTAAAGTCTGTATTGTATCCGTGTTTTCCTCTCCTGTGCCCCAAGAATTTCTCCCCACCCTCCAGAGGAAATTCTCTAGTTCTTAGTGTGCTTCAGTATGAAATGGTGCTGTGAAACAGGCTGTGAAGGAACAGTGCACAGTGAAATGGGCTGGAAGAGGaagcagaaagatggagagactGATGACCAGGCTGAGCAGAAGGATGGAAATAAAACCAAGGAAAAGAGAACAGGCCATTTGCTCATCACAGCTGGACTCATCACACTAATTCTGGACACCTGTCAGACACACCTCTCCTTGAGGTGGCCCATTAGGGCTCCTTTTACACTCAGGGTGCCACTCATTCACCCAGGCTGAACTGGATCCTCTCCTAGAGTGAGAACCACCATGGTCAGAACCACCTGAACTCacctggagtcactgagtctccAGTGATTTTACAGGGAGTGCAGAGTGCCAGCTCAGGtggcagcccctgcagcctggtgacagcagcacagagtgcagtgaccctgccctgtgccctgggcagagAAACACGAGCTGGAGCAGTGCCTTGAGGCacccacagctctgccaggctgctctgggggcagcaggacacacagcacagggcagagctgcccttgCTCTCCTCCATGtgtgccagcagggacagcagcagggctgtgatggAGCTCCAGGCCtgggctcctctccaggtgagcagctctgcccttcagtgcaggcactgcagagtgcccagcacctggcacaggctgctcagtGGGCactgcactggcacaggctgggcaGTCCCCCAGTGACAGGCCATGGCCCAGGACagcctctggccctgcctgggcctgtgtgtgcccggggagctccctggccaggctgggcacccagggagtgctgccaggcccagctgcagccacaggctgAACTTTGCAGGTGTGCAGAGATGTGAAGAGCACTCAGAGGGCACCAGTGACCACGTGGGACACATCACCTTTCCCCCAGCATCTGCCACACTAATTGCTCTTGAGCCAATGTCACCATTGTCCTCAACTCCAAACATCTGTGCGTGGGCAAAGGAAAATGCTGGATAACTTTGCCTGCTAACTTTGCTCATGGTTCAGGCCCTCCTTCTCTTGGTGAGGGATGGGTAGGGGAGAAACCCTCTGTATTTCCTCACCATAACTCTTTTATCTATTTCCTAATAATAGGGGATTTATTATATACAAATATCTGCTGGCATTCAGAGTGGCATTAATGAGATTTGTACATTTCACCCTCATCTTCCTTATCAGGCAGTCTGTGAACTACACAGATCATGGTTCTTAATTTTTCTTCATGCCTCCAATCCTTTAATCCAGGTTCAGCCTAGTCCTCCTTTTGTTTTTTTAGGCCTAGATTGTAGGAAGGGCATTATATGGCAGCACTCGACCTGAACAAAGTACTCTAAAGGGAGTCAAAGCTGTATATTGTTCAGTGTAATTACAGAACAAATTCCTCTGCCTGGTGTTCTGCTGTTCTATTTCTGCCTTTCAGCACCCAATTTACATTCTAATTGCTTCTCCTCACTGTGTAGCTGCTTTATGAAGCTATAATCTCTCCTTATTACCTTCCAGCCTCCGGCTCAGCCCTCTGAATGATTCAAGAGCCAGAATGTGCCTGATTTTGCTTCTGGAGGCCAGCAGCACATTCCCTGGCTTCTGTCCCTCGTGAGAAGGGTCCAGGGGAGGCAGCACAGCCACTGGAAGAGATCAGCCCTTTGTATTAGACAGGACAGAGCAAACTGGGCTGCTGAACACGTGAACTGAGGGAGCATTTGACCCATGGTGGCCTCTTGGCTTTCTGCATCCTGAAATGAAACATTCCCTGAGCAGGGACAAACCACTGCCATGCCTGAgtccccagcccctgcacccTGCCTTGTGCCACCAGCTCTGCTGACCACTGCAAGGTCCCTGCACTCCCACACTTCAGAGATGTTGGGGCAATGCTGCCTCTTGGATATGGAAACCCCAGAATCCCAGActtgtttaggctggaaaagacctctaagatcatcgagtccaaccatcagcccagcccagcagcacattcACCACTGATGCCACATCCAGGTGTTCTCTGAgcactccagggatggtgaccccaccCCTGCCCTGGCCTCAGGGTGCTTGAGAAcccttccaatctaaacctcccctggaacaacccgaggccatttcctcttgccctTGTCAGTTGTTCCCGGGGAAAAGAGACCGACCCTCACCTCACCACAGCCTCCTGTCAGCCTGAGGGCACAAAGTGCTGCCAGGGCACCTGCAGGCCCTGTGTGCCCTCAGTGCTGTCTGCAGACACAGCTCACCCCGAGCTGGGCACCCACCAGCGCTGCCCACGGGGCTCCTGTCTCTGCTTGGCTCTGCCCTCAACCAGAGCTGCACACGGGGAGAGCTGTGAGCACAGGGCTGCCAGGCACCACCCCCgaggccagggaggggacagtgagaggcacagaggggacaggggacagtgagagGCACTGTGAGgctcagaggggacaggggacagtgtgAGGCACTGTGAGGCTCAGAGGGGACAGTGAGAGGCACTGTGAGgctcagaggggacaggggacagtgtgAGGCACTGtgaggcacagaggggacaggggacagtgtgAGGCACTGTGAGGCTCAGAGGGGACAGTGCCTGACATGGGCACAGCCTCAGGGGCCCTGCAGGAAGCAGCTGAAGGAGAcaaggacacctgggacacctgggacacctcccTGTCACTGCACCAATGAGACTTCAgcaggaggagccaggcacaggaggggacTTGCAAACAGAGCAGGGAGCAAGGAGAAAACAGAGCTTACCAAGAGAATCCTGAGCTGGGCAGAGGGGATTTACCCATTCAGAGCTGTGATGTGACAGGAGCCTATCACAGATACTGCTCCCTCCACCCTGTTGTGTGGCCAAAGTAACCCAGGTGAACAACCACAGGatcccaggctggtttgggtgggaagggacctcaaagcccacccagtgccacccctgccatggcagggacacctcccactgtcccaggctgct
Encoded proteins:
- the ZNF618 gene encoding zinc finger protein 618 isoform X8, producing the protein MNQPDGSAPAAAAAAQAEESNSSGRRSSSSRECLKRSPQSPKAEGSDSVTSQSSPSEEAGMMTEVKVKTEVPDDYIEEVIWQDDTKDSKKNIKDGPGDVPAEICVVIGGVRNQQTLDGKAVERDSSVGYTRNRYSGTWIFDHALRYTSGSYECGICGKKYKYYNCFQTHVRAHRDTEAASGEGASQGNNFRYTCDICGKKYKYYSCFQEHRDLHAVDDPYDQAVIAADEVKEEEPEPFQKIGPKTGNYTCEFCGKQYKYYTPYQEHVALHAPIKFSRSPLFVAVKTQTSQSSKKSPASINRCSSLLHRAPSGVPPASQAQMFRAPNSASPGSKAITAESAFSRRVEGKVQNNFEETNSNSQNSSAGHSGTEKPKEKRCKQNPSEPYTCGACGIQFQFYNNLLEHMQSHAADNENNIASSQQPRSPLPVVEEKWKPQLQRNNANNTPASGSLGNSAIPEKERQNIAERLLRVMCTDLGALSVLSGKEFIKLAQTLVDSGARYGAFSVTEILGNFNTLALKHLPRMYNQVKVKVTCALGSNACLGIGVTCHSQSVGPDSCYILTAYQVEGNHIKSYVLGIKGVDLRDNGDFIHHWVQNVLSEFVMSEIRTVYVTDCKVNSSAFSKAGMCLRCSACALNSVVQSVLNKRTLQARNMHEVIELLNVCEDLAGSTGLSKETFGSLEETSPPPCWNSVTDSLLLVHERYEQICEFYSRAKKMNLIQNLNKHLLSNLAAILAPVKQAVIELSNENRPTLQLVLPTYVKLEKLFTSKANDAGVVSKLCHLFLEALKENFKVHSAHKVAMILDPQQKLRPVPPYQHEEIIGKVCELINEVKESWAEEAEFEPSTKKPRAAGEATAAQEEDWFGKSEVYDYLQEPLFQATPDLFQYWSCVTQKHTKLAKLAFWLLAVPAVGARSECVNMCEQALLIKRRRLLSPEDMNKLMFLKSNML
- the ZNF618 gene encoding zinc finger protein 618 isoform X10, which gives rise to MMTEVKVKTEVPDDYIEEVIWQDDTKDSKKNIKDGPGDVPAEICVVIGGVRNQQTLDGKAVERDSSVGYTRNRYSGTWIFDHALRYTSGSYECGICGKKYKYYNCFQTHVRAHRDTEAASGEGASQGSAPLAAEREKKPLSRAVFVLPWVESTETNNFRYTCDICGKKYKYYSCFQEHRDLHAVDVFSVEGAPENRADPYDQAVIAADEVKEEEPEPFQKIGPKTGNYTCEFCGKQYKYYTPYQEHVALHAPIKFSRSPLFVAVKTQTSQSSKKSPASINRCSSLLHRAPSGVPPASQAQMFRAPNSASPGSKAITAESAFSRRVEGKVQNNFEETNSNSQNSSAGHSGTEKPKEKRCKQNPSEPYTCGACGIQFQFYNNLLEHMQSHAADNENNIASSQQPRSPLPVVEEKWKPQLQRNNANNTPASGSLGNSAIPEKERQNIAERLLRVMCTDLGALSVLSGKEFIKLAQTLVDSGARYGAFSVTEILGNFNTLALKHLPRMYNQVKVKVTCALGSNACLGIGVTCHSQSVGPDSCYILTAYQVEGNHIKSYVLGIKGVDLRDNGDFIHHWVQNVLSEFVMSEIRTVYVTDCKVNSSAFSKAGMCLRCSACALNSVVQSVLNKRTLQARNMHEVIELLNVCEDLAGSTGLSKETFGSLEETSPPPCWNSVTDSLLLVHERYEQICEFYSRAKKMNLIQNLNKHLLSNLAAILAPVKQAVIELSNENRPTLQLVLPTYVKLEKLFTSKANDAGVVSKLCHLFLEALKENFKVHSAHKVAMILDPQQKLRPVPPYQHEEIIGKVCELINEVKESWAEEAEFEPSTKKPRAAGEATAAQEEDWFGKSEVYDYLQEPLFQATPDLFQYWSCVTQKHTKLAKLAFWLLAVPAVGARSECVNMCEQALLIKRRRLLSPEDMNKLMFLKSNML